Part of the bacterium genome is shown below.
AAAGTAACTGAGGCGATACGGATTTTTCAGGAAAATGCAGAGTCTTACCCGGATGATTCCAACGTTTATGATTCGTTGGCGGAGGCATATTCTGTTCAGGGAGACCGGGCAAACGCTATCAAGCACTACAAGAAGAGCCTGGAAAAGGATCCTTACAATGCAAATGCCATAGAAGTCCTCAGAAACCTTGAGTAAGAGTTAGACAATACGGGCGATGCATACAATCGCGCTAAAGGTTCCCTCCGGCAGGAATGAACACGCTTATCTATCCTTCGCACCTTGTTTGACCGCTTACGAACAGTGCTCTATACTCGATATGCACGTTGGAGCCAAAGATGCTGCAAAGGCAGCATCCATTTGATAACCCTCAAATTTTCAGTGCTCTAAAAACCCGAATCGCCGGGATGCCTTCAGGCCCTCTGCTGCACCGCGATTCCTGCAGACCTCGTGGGAAATTAAGTGTAGCGGCATCATGTGAGCTTGGCCCCTATGTTTTCGATCGTGAATCAGGAGATTCAAACTATGCTAAGAATATACATTCCGGTGCTTCTTGTTTTATGGCTCGTGGGGATCATCTTTTCAGTTTCGCTGTCGGGACTTATTCATCTGCTCCCGATTCTCGCAATTGTGCTCCTCCTTCGACAATTCTCGGGTGAAAAAACCACCCGACCCGGAGATACAGGACCGAGGTTTAAAAAATCAAAAACCGCTTCGCGATAGATCCCGACATTCAGTTTGATTCGCTTAAGGCAGTGGTCGCCCGAAGAGCACCAGAGGATGTTACGGCAACCGTTTCAATCATGGCTGGTTCATTGGTGGTGGAATGAAACCTATCCACCGCACAGAACGCGGACGACACAGAGTTGAATGGAATTTTTTTTACCTCAGCGTCCTCTGCGGTTCAACCCTGGTTCAATGATGCGGCACCCGCGGCGTCATTTCCGTCCGAAAAAAGTCCGCGCGAAATGATGGCTATTATGGCTAACAACAGAAATCTGATATAGCTATAATAGCCACATGAAAGACCGCGAAAGTAGCTGAGTTAAAGGACAAGCTCAGTGCGTATCTCGATGAAGTCCAAAAGGGCGAGGAGGTTGTGATCGTGAACCGCAAAAAACCTGTCGCGCGAATGACCCGCATCCTCCCGCAGGATCAGGATGAGGCAGAATGGGAACTCGTGGCCGAGGGCGAGATGCGGCTCCCGGAAAAGTCATTGACTTCTGCTTACTTGAAACGCTTTCTTGCAGTGCGCAAACCGGAAGTGGAAAAAGGGACGTCGCTCGACGCTTTGATTGCGGATCGAAATGATGAAGCAGGATAAGCGCGCTTTCTGGGATACGAGCTCATTGCTTCCGCTTCTCTGCCGGGATCGGTTTTCGTCGCGTTCCCGGGAATTGTTGCGGCGATATTCCACCATCATCGCCTGGTGGGGAACGCCTGTCGAAATTCACGCGGCGTTTTTTCGTTTGCAAAGAGACGGGCGCATGACAGCTTCCGGTGTGGAGAATGCGCTGGAGCTTTTTGCCGGCTTACGTCTACGGTGGCGGGAAATTTTACCGGTGGATCGAGTCCGTCAGCTTGCTGAGGAGTCTTGCCGTCGCCACACAATTCGATCCGCGGATGCACTTCAACTCGGAGCAGCACTCGTATGGTGTAACGAACAACCGAAAGGACGTAACTTCATCTGCTTTGACAATCGTTTGCTGGAGGCAGCCCGGGCCACCGGTTTTACCGTTCATTCCCTCTAACGAGGGTGCACGTCGAAACGGTTATCGCTTGAAAAAATTTCAGATTGATCGAGCAATCTTTCAAAAGCTAATCCAGCGGCAACTTCATTTTTTGCAGGAAGGCCCTTCATGCTCTGCGATTTCGTGAATCGTGCAGACGTTCGGATGATTCAAAGCGGATGCAGATTGCGCCTCGCGTCTGAATCGTTCGAGTGCTTCGGAAGTTGCAATGAAATCATCAGGGAGAAATTTCAGTGAAACATGCCGTTTGAGGTTGAGGTCTTCCGCTTCATAGACCACACCCATTCCTCCCCCACCCAGTTTGGTTAGGATGCGATAGTGCGAGACCGTTTCGCCGATCACTGCAAGGATTTTAACGCAAAGCCGCTAAGACGCTAAGCTATTTCTAAATACGCCCTTGACATGGGGAGTATTTGCGGCGATATGATGAGGCAAAATGAAAAAGACTGAATTCCTTGTAATCGGCGCAGGGCCATTCAGTTTAGCAACCGCAGCGTATGCCAGACACTTAGGGGTAGACGTAACTGTCGTAGGCAAGACTCTTGAGTTTTGGAGCCATCACATGCCCCAAGGAATGCTGTTGCGTTCCGATTATGACTGGCATCTGGACGCCAGAGTTGTTCATACATTCGCAGCCTATTTGGATGACTCCAAACTCTCAAGCAACCCACCAAGACCAATTCCGATAAGTCGATTTTGTGATTATGTCGATTGGTTCATGAAAAAATATGAACTCACAGTTACAAATCAGTATGTAACAAATCTGGCTTTTAGAAATGATGATTACGTGGCGACTCTGGACGATGGATCTGAAATTCACGCGCCGCGCGCGCTCCTGGGATTGGGATTTGCGAATTTCCGTAATTTACCATCCGATCTCGTTTCGAAGTTCCCATCCGGTTCCGTGGCACACACGTGCAACATGGTCGATTTTGAATCGCTTCGCAATCAACGTGTTCTCATTGTGGGTGGACGCCAGAGCGCTCATGAATGGGCTGCCCTGATTGGCGAAGCAGGAGCTGATGAAATTCACATCTCCTATCGCCATCCGGCTCCGCGTTTTGCAGAATCGGAATGGTCGTGGGTCCAACCCATGGCCCGTCTTGCGCTAAAAGATCACGCATGGTGGCGAAAACTTCCGTTGCAGGAACGCGAAAGAATCCAGAAGAAATTCTTTGCGGAGGGACGCCTGAAGCTAGAGCCATGGCTTGGTCCGCGCATTCATCAGCAAAACATCCACATCTATTCCCAAACAAATGTTCGAGTCGTGACTTCTTCAGAGGCGCCTTACAAAGTTGAACTCGACAATGGTGAAACGTTTGAAGTTCATCAGATCATTCTGGCGACAGGTTACCGCCCCAATATGAGAAACGTTCCGTTTCTGGATGCCTCCATTTTGAATCGCATGGATATGGAAGATTGTTGTCCAGTTTTGGATCCCGAGTTCCAGACCAGCATACCCGGCCTTTACATCACCGGTTTTGCAGCCACACGTGATTTTGGTCCCTTCTTTGGCTTTACAGTTGCGTGTCCCATTGCCGCAAAAATACTAGGTGATGAAATCAAACGACTCGGCCAATCGTCACCACGGACGTGAATAACTGCGACGAGGCTTATGTGAACCACTCCGGAAAGTGAATCGTCCTATCATAGTGAGTTTCGCTTTATGAATCCTATTCAAGGAGCAGGCTGGAAGCCGGCAGTACAGGCAAATCATGCTCAGGTTGTTTCCGGAATGATAAAATGTGCTGCTGTATGGAAATCAGAGTTAGCCACCACCGATCGATTCCCGTCATCACGCTGGAAGGGCGTTTTGATGGACTGGCCGCCTCTGAATTCGACTCCAGGATTCCGGACCTCACTCATCAGAGCGATACAATCATTCTTGATTTTTCGCGTGTAGCCTATCTTTCCAGTTCTGGCATTCGTTCGCTGCTCAAGCTGAAACAACATCTGGGCACGCGTTCCGGAAAAACCATACTGGTAGGCGTAACTTCGTTCGCGCAGCAAGTCTTGCGAACCTGCGGATTATTGAATCAATTTCCCTTAGCTGAAACTGTAGAAGAAGCCCTGGCCGGGCAAAATCGAGTGTCACGGCTCATACGGAACGAACGAGAGTATTCTATTCACGAAATCTCAACGGGAAAAGCGAAAATCGAATCATGGCAGGCGGATAAGAACGCTCCACCGGTTGCTATTTCACTGCAGGATCTTGGTTTTGCTTTTGGGATTGCGGGATTTGGCAGCACCGCCGCACAAGCAGTCGAGACAATGGGACCGTTTGTATCCGGAGTGAATTTTGCGGGTGTGCTTCCTCCGGAAGGAAT
Proteins encoded:
- a CDS encoding tetratricopeptide repeat protein; the protein is KVTEAIRIFQENAESYPDDSNVYDSLAEAYSVQGDRANAIKHYKKSLEKDPYNANAIEVLRNLE
- a CDS encoding DUF5670 family protein gives rise to the protein MLRIYIPVLLVLWLVGIIFSVSLSGLIHLLPILAIVLLLRQFSGEKTTRPGDTGPRFKKSKTASR
- a CDS encoding type II toxin-antitoxin system VapC family toxin translates to MMKQDKRAFWDTSSLLPLLCRDRFSSRSRELLRRYSTIIAWWGTPVEIHAAFFRLQRDGRMTASGVENALELFAGLRLRWREILPVDRVRQLAEESCRRHTIRSADALQLGAALVWCNEQPKGRNFICFDNRLLEAARATGFTVHSL
- a CDS encoding NAD(P)-binding domain-containing protein: MKKTEFLVIGAGPFSLATAAYARHLGVDVTVVGKTLEFWSHHMPQGMLLRSDYDWHLDARVVHTFAAYLDDSKLSSNPPRPIPISRFCDYVDWFMKKYELTVTNQYVTNLAFRNDDYVATLDDGSEIHAPRALLGLGFANFRNLPSDLVSKFPSGSVAHTCNMVDFESLRNQRVLIVGGRQSAHEWAALIGEAGADEIHISYRHPAPRFAESEWSWVQPMARLALKDHAWWRKLPLQERERIQKKFFAEGRLKLEPWLGPRIHQQNIHIYSQTNVRVVTSSEAPYKVELDNGETFEVHQIILATGYRPNMRNVPFLDASILNRMDMEDCCPVLDPEFQTSIPGLYITGFAATRDFGPFFGFTVACPIAAKILGDEIKRLGQSSPRT